GACACGGAGGTCGAGCTTGGCTTCTCCGCCGAACAGATCGCGACCGAGGTGCAGCGCTGTCTGAATTGCGACGTGCATACCGTCTTCGACGCCCCGCTCTGTGAGGAATGCGATGCCTGCGTCGATGTCTGCCCTGTCGAATGCCTGACCATCACGCCGAACGCCGAGAGCGAACAACAACTCCGCGAGGCGCTGACCGCGTCAGATCCGACGGTTGATCAGGACCTGTTCGTCTCAACCGCGCTGCCTCTGACGGGACGGGTGATGATCAAGGACGAGAATATTTGCCTGCATTGCGGCCTGTGCGCCGAACGATGCCCCACCTCTGCCTGGGACATGAAAGAAGGCGTCATCAAGATCCACCATGCAGCAGATCAGCTAGAAGTGACCGAGGCCTGATATGAGCGGACCAGGACTAAACGATTTTGTCATCAAGATCGGGACCGTGAACGGCACCGGCTCGGCCAGTGCGAACGGCCTTTTGATGAAGTCCATCTTCCGGATGGGTATCCCCGTGGTCGGCAAGAATGTTTTCCCGTCCAATATTCAGGGCCTGCCCACCTGGTATGAAATTCGTGTTTCTGGCGACGGCCATGCTGGACGCTCGGGCGAGGTCCACATGATGGTGGCGATGAACCAGGCGACCTATGATCAGGACCTGGCTGAACTCGCAACCGGCGGTGTGCTGCTCTATGACAGCACCTGGCCACGCCCACAGTTGGAAAACCGTCCGGACGTTACGGTGATCGGCGTGCCGCTGATGAAGATGTGCAATGAGGTGGTCAAAGCCGCCCGCTCGCGCATTCTGATGAAGAACATGGCCTATGTCGGTGCAGTCGCCGCTTTGGTCGATATCGATCTCGCTGTCATTCGTTCTCTGATCGAAGAAACGTTCGCGGCCAAGGCCAAACTGATCGATAGCAACATGGTCGCGGTCAAGCTTGGCTATGACTATGTCAAATCCCATTATGACTGCCCGCTGCGCTTCCGGGTGGCCGCTTTGGACAAGACCAAAGGCAAGGTGATGATTGACGGCAATACCGCCGCCTCGCTGGGCTGCGTCTATGCCGGTGCAACCTTTGGGGCCTGGTATCCGATCACGCCGTCGACCTCGCTGATGGATGGTTTTGTCAAATACTGCAAAAAGCTGCGCGTCCATGAAGAGTCCGGCAAGAACAAGTTTTGCATCATCCAGGCCGAGGATGAGCTCGCCGCGGCGGGCCTGATCATTGGCGCGGCCTGGAATGGCGCTCGCGCCTTCACGCCAACCTCCGGGCCCGGCATCTCACTGATGAGCGAGTGGATTGGCTTTGCCTATTATACCGAAATCCCGGTTGTGTTC
This DNA window, taken from Hyphomonas sp. Mor2, encodes the following:
- a CDS encoding 2-oxoacid:acceptor oxidoreductase subunit alpha, which codes for MSGPGLNDFVIKIGTVNGTGSASANGLLMKSIFRMGIPVVGKNVFPSNIQGLPTWYEIRVSGDGHAGRSGEVHMMVAMNQATYDQDLAELATGGVLLYDSTWPRPQLENRPDVTVIGVPLMKMCNEVVKAARSRILMKNMAYVGAVAALVDIDLAVIRSLIEETFAAKAKLIDSNMVAVKLGYDYVKSHYDCPLRFRVAALDKTKGKVMIDGNTAASLGCVYAGATFGAWYPITPSTSLMDGFVKYCKKLRVHEESGKNKFCIIQAEDELAAAGLIIGAAWNGARAFTPTSGPGISLMSEWIGFAYYTEIPVVFFDIQRTGPSTGMPTRTQQCDIQTTAYASHGDTKHIVLYPSDPNECFDFAVRSFDLAERFQTPVFFLSDIDLGMNDWMVDELTWDDNYVPDRGKVVTKDDLDKMESFSRYLDVDGDHIPYRSLPGTDPKGAYFLRGSGHNAHARYTELGHEYQEIVDRLLAKWESAKTAVPAPIVQKAAGSTRYGMIAIGTSDAAATEARTRLEADGMPVDYMRVRAFPFTDEVEAFIADHEEVFVVEQNRDAQLLNLLLTETNAAREKLIPVLHYSGEPLNYRFVCDALMKRIKLRKIA